The Sphingobium aromaticiconvertens genome has a segment encoding these proteins:
- the greB gene encoding transcription elongation factor GreB, with protein sequence MTVPYPNYISPEGFAKLRAEYDQLLGVERPRIVEIVSWAAGNGDRSENGDYLYGRKRMREIDGQLRRLSKKMKDAKVVDPRQQPNQSRVYFGATVTIADEDDNHRTVTIMGNDEADASAGRIGWGSPIARALRGAAIGDLRRVQLPAGEKEYEVMAIRYPG encoded by the coding sequence ATGACCGTCCCCTATCCCAACTACATCTCGCCTGAAGGCTTTGCGAAATTGCGGGCCGAATATGACCAGTTGCTGGGCGTCGAACGGCCCCGCATCGTCGAGATCGTCAGTTGGGCGGCGGGCAACGGCGACCGAAGCGAGAACGGCGACTATCTCTATGGCCGCAAGCGGATGCGCGAGATTGACGGGCAGTTGCGGCGGCTGTCGAAGAAGATGAAGGACGCCAAGGTCGTCGACCCGCGCCAGCAGCCCAACCAGAGCCGTGTCTATTTCGGCGCGACCGTCACCATCGCGGATGAGGATGACAACCACCGCACCGTCACCATCATGGGCAATGATGAGGCCGATGCCAGCGCCGGGCGGATCGGCTGGGGATCACCGATCGCCCGTGCGCTCCGGGGCGCGGCGATCGGTGATCTGCGCCGGGTCCAGCTTCCTGCGGGGGAAAAGGAATATGAGGTGATGGCGATCCGCTACCCCGGCTGA
- a CDS encoding methyl-accepting chemotaxis protein, whose amino-acid sequence MNALLKPDAPVDAGGNAALLIARAPVRLGQPLSDAVERFQQDAGLRLLPVVDVADCPVGAIYERDTRAILFNPFGHALLKNPSFGGQLDGHVRPCATVSADSAVEVLIDLYAREGGACEGLIAVTHGRYAGVIDSQTLLRLAAERDSGIARAKAARFERLTRQSATFRNDMGALVADLVGMAGSLATSAAQAADRAKSNRDHAAGMAVSASQTATGMAQLAASGTALATTLQSVEDQMSQASSATGQAVVHAHAGTQQAGALALATDEIGAVSTLIDSIARTTSTLALNAAIEAARAGEAGNGFAIVAQQVRSLADQTREAAADISTRIDHMRTAVTDVSDGYAHMNAIIGIVDQLSSAVFDAVAQQGHFTRAIADHVAEAGEASEHIRASASEVSGNAGTAATGAQAIGDLARTLSDGSRKLEDRVGLFINAIREG is encoded by the coding sequence ATGAACGCACTTTTGAAACCTGATGCCCCGGTCGACGCCGGGGGCAACGCCGCGCTGCTGATCGCGCGCGCGCCGGTGCGCCTTGGTCAGCCGCTCAGCGACGCGGTCGAGCGCTTTCAGCAGGATGCGGGCCTGCGCCTGCTGCCGGTGGTCGATGTGGCGGATTGCCCGGTCGGCGCAATCTATGAGCGCGACACGCGGGCGATCCTCTTCAATCCTTTCGGCCACGCGCTGCTCAAGAATCCCAGCTTCGGTGGGCAGCTCGATGGCCATGTCCGCCCCTGCGCCACCGTTTCGGCCGATAGCGCGGTGGAAGTGTTAATCGACCTTTATGCCCGCGAAGGCGGAGCCTGTGAGGGGCTGATTGCTGTTACTCATGGCCGCTATGCTGGGGTAATCGACAGCCAGACGCTGTTACGGCTCGCCGCAGAACGCGACAGCGGCATCGCCCGCGCCAAGGCCGCCCGGTTCGAGCGGTTGACGCGGCAGAGCGCGACCTTCCGCAACGACATGGGTGCACTGGTCGCCGATCTTGTCGGCATGGCGGGCAGCCTTGCCACCAGCGCTGCGCAGGCGGCCGACCGCGCGAAAAGCAACCGCGATCACGCCGCTGGCATGGCCGTGTCGGCATCGCAGACCGCCACCGGCATGGCGCAACTGGCCGCCAGCGGCACCGCGCTCGCTACCACGCTTCAATCGGTCGAGGATCAGATGAGCCAAGCTTCCAGCGCGACCGGACAGGCGGTCGTTCACGCCCATGCGGGCACGCAGCAGGCGGGCGCGCTCGCACTGGCGACGGATGAGATCGGCGCGGTCTCAACCCTCATCGACTCGATTGCTCGCACCACCTCCACCCTCGCGCTCAACGCCGCGATCGAGGCGGCGCGGGCGGGCGAAGCGGGCAATGGCTTTGCCATCGTCGCCCAGCAGGTCAGGTCTCTTGCTGACCAGACACGGGAGGCTGCGGCGGACATCAGCACCCGGATCGACCATATGCGGACCGCCGTGACCGATGTGTCCGATGGCTATGCCCATATGAACGCCATCATTGGCATCGTGGATCAGCTTTCCTCCGCCGTCTTCGACGCGGTGGCGCAGCAGGGGCATTTTACCCGCGCCATCGCCGACCATGTGGCCGAAGCGGGTGAGGCCAGCGAGCATATCCGCGCCAGCGCCAGCGAGGTCAGCGGCAACGCCGGAACGGCAGCGACGGGCGCGCAGGCGATCGGCGACCTGGCCCGCACCCTCTCAGACGGGTCGCGCAAGCTGGAGGATCGCGTCGGCCTCTTCATCAATGCAATTCGCGAAGGCTGA
- the aspS gene encoding aspartate--tRNA ligase, whose protein sequence is MHAYRTHNCAALREADVGATVRLSGWVHRKRDHGGVLFVDLRDHYGLTQIVAKADSEALRILDGLRAESVVTIDGTVVARGPEATNPKMETGGIEVVADSVTVQSVAAELPLPVAGEQEYPEDIRLRYRFLDLRRETLHANIVKRTKIISDMRRRMEGIGFTEYSTPILTASSPEGARDFLVPSRIHPGKFYALPQAPQQYKQLLMVAGFDRYFQIAPCFRDEDPRADRLPGEFYQLDLEMSFVTQEDVWNTMEPVIAQVFEAFADGKPVTPAGSFRRIPHAEALLKYGSDKPDLRNPIEITDVTEHFHGSGFGIFASLVESGSVIRAIPAPGAGAGSRKFFDEMNNWARGEGYSGLGYINIKDGVPGGPIAKNHGEEATARLIAALGLGANDGVFFAAGKESQAAKLAGLARTRVGETLDLIDKDRFDLCWIVDFPFYEYDEDSKSVDFAHNPFSMPQGGLDALNNQDPLTINAYQYDMVCNGFEIASGSIRNQSPELMVKAFELVGLSQQDVEDRFGGLYRAFQYGAPPHGGMAAGVDRIVMLLCGVQNLREITLFPMNQRAEDLLMGAPSAAEFKQLRELHVRVVEPAPKG, encoded by the coding sequence ATGCATGCCTATCGCACCCACAATTGCGCTGCCCTTCGTGAGGCTGATGTCGGCGCGACCGTCCGCCTGTCCGGCTGGGTGCATCGCAAGCGCGACCATGGGGGCGTGTTGTTCGTCGACCTGCGCGACCATTATGGCCTGACCCAGATCGTCGCCAAGGCTGATAGCGAAGCGCTGCGCATCCTTGATGGCCTGCGCGCCGAATCGGTCGTGACGATCGACGGCACCGTCGTTGCGCGCGGTCCCGAGGCGACCAACCCGAAGATGGAAACCGGCGGAATCGAGGTCGTGGCCGACAGCGTGACCGTCCAGTCGGTCGCTGCCGAACTGCCGCTGCCCGTCGCGGGCGAGCAGGAATATCCTGAGGATATTCGCCTGCGCTATCGCTTCCTCGACCTGCGCCGCGAAACGCTGCACGCCAACATCGTCAAGCGCACGAAGATCATCTCCGACATGCGCCGCCGCATGGAAGGCATAGGCTTCACTGAATATTCCACGCCGATCCTGACCGCGAGCAGCCCGGAGGGCGCGCGCGACTTCCTGGTGCCCAGCCGTATCCACCCCGGAAAATTCTACGCCCTGCCGCAGGCGCCGCAGCAATATAAGCAGTTGCTGATGGTCGCGGGCTTCGACCGTTATTTCCAGATCGCGCCCTGCTTCCGCGACGAAGACCCCCGCGCCGACCGCCTGCCGGGCGAATTTTACCAGCTTGATCTGGAAATGAGCTTCGTCACCCAGGAAGATGTCTGGAACACGATGGAGCCGGTGATCGCGCAGGTGTTCGAGGCGTTCGCCGACGGCAAGCCGGTGACGCCCGCGGGCAGCTTCCGCCGCATCCCGCACGCCGAAGCTCTGCTCAAATATGGCAGCGACAAGCCCGACCTGCGCAACCCGATCGAAATCACCGACGTCACCGAACATTTCCACGGGAGCGGCTTTGGCATCTTCGCCTCGCTGGTCGAAAGCGGCAGCGTCATCCGCGCCATCCCCGCGCCCGGCGCTGGTGCAGGCAGCCGCAAATTCTTCGACGAGATGAATAATTGGGCGCGCGGCGAAGGCTATTCGGGGCTTGGCTATATCAACATCAAGGATGGCGTCCCCGGCGGCCCAATCGCCAAAAATCATGGAGAGGAAGCGACGGCCAGGCTGATTGCCGCGCTGGGCCTTGGCGCCAATGACGGCGTGTTCTTCGCCGCGGGCAAGGAATCGCAGGCCGCCAAGCTCGCCGGTCTCGCCCGCACTCGTGTTGGCGAAACGCTCGACCTGATCGACAAGGATCGCTTCGATCTGTGCTGGATCGTCGACTTCCCCTTCTACGAATATGACGAGGACAGCAAGTCGGTCGACTTCGCGCATAACCCCTTCTCGATGCCGCAGGGTGGTCTGGACGCGCTGAACAATCAGGACCCCCTGACCATCAACGCCTACCAATATGACATGGTCTGCAACGGTTTCGAGATTGCCTCCGGCTCGATCCGTAACCAGTCGCCCGAACTGATGGTCAAGGCGTTCGAACTGGTCGGCCTGTCCCAGCAGGATGTGGAGGATCGCTTCGGCGGCCTATACCGCGCCTTCCAGTACGGCGCGCCGCCCCATGGCGGCATGGCTGCTGGCGTTGACCGGATCGTCATGCTGCTGTGCGGCGTGCAGAACCTGCGCGAAATCACGCTGTTCCCGATGAACCAGCGTGCCGAAGACCTGCTGATGGGCGCACCCAGCGCCGCCGAATTCAAGCAGTTGCGCGAACTCCATGTCCGTGTCGTGGAGCCTGCGCCCAAGGGCTGA
- a CDS encoding polyphosphate kinase, with translation MTIDLGDHEKGAKYPGDYDADLAALQQRLARIQVAHILHKRRSVILFEGWDAAGKGGIIKRMTADWDPRYYQVHPIAAPTEEELDHHFLWRFWTRLPGGQNIALFDRSWYGRVLVERVEGFAKKADWKRGYDEINAFEKQLADAGTNFVKLFIHITQETQDEQLAQRLDTPWKRWKTGPDDYRNRARRADYLDAMHAMFKKTDSKHAPWHVIDNNNRKAGRIAALTYVADRLEALVPMDMPDADPAIVKLAKAAFGYKPAK, from the coding sequence ATGACGATCGACCTTGGCGACCATGAAAAGGGCGCGAAATATCCCGGTGATTATGACGCCGACCTCGCGGCCCTCCAGCAGCGACTCGCCCGGATTCAGGTCGCGCATATCCTGCACAAGCGCCGCAGCGTCATCCTGTTCGAAGGATGGGACGCCGCGGGCAAGGGCGGCATCATCAAGCGGATGACCGCCGATTGGGATCCGCGCTATTATCAGGTCCACCCCATCGCCGCGCCCACTGAAGAAGAACTCGATCATCATTTCCTCTGGCGTTTCTGGACGCGGCTGCCCGGCGGGCAGAATATCGCCTTGTTCGACCGCAGTTGGTATGGCCGGGTGCTGGTCGAACGGGTCGAGGGCTTCGCGAAGAAGGCCGACTGGAAACGCGGTTATGACGAGATCAATGCCTTTGAGAAGCAACTGGCCGACGCGGGCACCAACTTCGTCAAGCTGTTCATCCACATCACCCAGGAAACGCAGGACGAACAACTGGCCCAGCGGCTCGATACCCCGTGGAAACGGTGGAAGACCGGTCCCGATGATTATCGCAACCGCGCCCGCCGCGCCGACTATCTCGACGCGATGCACGCGATGTTCAAAAAGACGGACAGCAAACACGCGCCCTGGCATGTCATCGACAATAACAACCGCAAGGCTGGGCGCATCGCTGCGCTCACCTATGTCGCGGACCGTCTGGAGGCGCTGGTGCCGATGGACATGCCCGATGCCGATCCCGCCATTGTGAAACTGGCGAAAGCGGCTTTTGGTTACAAGCCCGCGAAATGA